A single window of Aspergillus flavus chromosome 4, complete sequence DNA harbors:
- a CDS encoding putative ribosomal N-lysine methyltransferase, with translation MDESPGKEHFAFTNWAISKGIEINGIAPARFPGRRLGMIATKTIEVTITRKEGEIMLTVPQTAMLSIDSIPSSFVDLFPEGTSIHGILAAYLTHGDTKTLKGIDAWRNVWPNWQELEDSTPILWPSHLRRSNSAFEDEDNSSTPSLLPPSVSGLWNSFEKVPVGVDYDTRYQNMLGQEEKRLTHAWEQVLSVFPKTEWKTFAYYWLIINSRSFYYISPGKDEPEDWNDAIAMVPYADYFNHEDNAACEVRFDHIDYTFRATKRYEKGSEVYMSYGAHSNDFLFVEYGFFLDKNESDSIYLDDIIFQDLTITDKKELVHQDCFGNFEVTETGVNASTETAACLKYMSKRDFRIYIEGRSKRAFDAGKSAEVIRSWIGVYLGECERTMEIIGSMLEKLGGSRRRSSVGEKWEKGRLEMLLSRWGQIKRICEKAIGAVGQGE, from the exons ATGGACGAATCGCCAGGGAAAGAGCATTTCGCCTTCACAAACTGGGCTATCTCGAAAGGAATCGAGATCAACGGCATAGCACCAGCTCGATTCCCCGGCCGCCGGTTAGGAATGATCGCAACGAAGACCATAGAAGTGA CCATCACGAgaaaggagggagagatTATGCTCACAGTTCCACAAACGGCGATGCTATCCATTGACTCCATCCCATCTTCATTCGTGGATCTCTTCCCAGAGGGAACATCCATCCATGGCATTCTAGCCGCATATCTCACGCACGGGGACACCAAAACCCTCAAAGGGATAGACGCATGGCGCAACGTCTGGCCAAATTGGCAGGAGCTCGAAGATAGCACGCCTATACTATGGCCAAGTCATCTCCGACGATCCAATTCTGCCTTTGAAGACGAGGACAATTCCTCAACACCAAGTCTTCTCCCCCCTTCTGTATCTGGGCTATGGAATTCTTTCGAAAAAGTACCCGTAGGCGTGGACTACGACACCAGGTATCAGAACATGCTCGGGCAAGAGGAAAAGCGACTCACACACGCTTGGGAACAGGTTCTCTCCGTGTTCCCTAAAACAGAGTGGAAGACATTCGCATATTACTGGCTCATCATCAACTCAAGAAGCTTCTACTATATCTCCCCCGGAAAGGACGAACCGGAGGACTGGAACGACGCCATCGCGATGGTCCCCTATGCGGACTATTTCAATCATGAGGATAACGCG GCATGTGAAGTCAGGTTCGACCATATCGACTACACATTCCGAGCTACCAAACGATACG AAAAAGGCTCAGAAGTCTACATGAGCTACGGCGCCCACTCAAAcgacttcctcttcgtcgaaT acggcttcttcctcgacaaAAACGAATCCGACTCAATATACCTAGACGACATTATCTTCCAAGACCTAACAATAACCgacaaaaaagaattagTCCACCAAGACTGTTTCGG CAACTTCGAAGTCACAGAAACCGGCGTAAACGCCAGCACCGAAACAGCCGCCTGTCTCAAATACATGTCGAAGCGGGACTTCCGCATCTATATCGAGGGCCGGTCGAAACGAGCCTTTGATGCGGGAAAATCGGCGGAGGTGATTCGAAGTTGGATTGGGGTTTATCTTGGGGAGTGTGAGAGGACGATGGAGATTATTGGGTCTATGTTGGAGAAGTTGGGTGGGTCTAGAAGACGAAGTAGTGTTGGGGAGAAGTGGGAGAAGGGGAGGTTGGAGATGTTACTTAGTAGGTGGGGACAGATTAAGCGGATTTGTGAGAAGGCTATAGGTGCTGTTGGTCAGGGGGAATAG
- a CDS encoding alpha-N-methyltransferase NTM1: MASEPVASGPSEANLENPAMATPDSKIDHAASIRYWNSVAANSNTMLGMLGSYPWYTRIDLRGSKSFLSKVRRLVPGCTTEGKLKLGADCGAGVGRVTEGFLKDVCETVDAVEPVEKFTQVIRDSALKGSGIVGDIYTVGLEGWYPEKKYDLIWTQFCVGHLTDVQLVEYFVRCRESLTETGIVVVKENQSTDPNGNDMYDDEDSSVTRTDEKFKEIFKQAGLIVVTSELQLGFPKNFKLLPVRFYALRPKS, translated from the coding sequence ATGGCTTCTGAACCAGTCGCATCGGGGCCCAGTGAGGCCAACTTGGAGAATCCCGCAATGGCAACCCCAGACTCTAAGATCGACCATGCCGCTTCTATCCGATACTGGAACAGCGTCGCTGCCAACTCCAACACCATGCTGGGCATGTTGGGGAGTTACCCTTGGTATACACGCATCGATCTACGCGGTTCGAAGAGCTTTCTTTCTAAGGTCCGACGATTGGTACCCGGTTGCACCACTGAAGGGAAATTGAAGCTGGGAGCTGATTGCGGTGCGGGAGTGGGGCGCGTAACGGAGGGGTTCCTCAAGGATGTATGCGAAACAGTGGACGCAGTCGAGCCGGTCGAGAAATTCACTCAGGTTATACGCGACAGTGCTCTGAAGGGCTCTGGTATCGTGGGCGATATTTATACCGTCGGGTTGGAGGGGTGGTACCCGGAGAAGAAATATGACCTGATCTGGACTCAATTCTGCGTGGGACATTTGACGGATGTCCAGTTGGTTGAGTACTTTGTGCGGTGTCGTGAATCATTGACAGAGACGGGAATCGTGGTAGTCAAGGAGAATCAATCGACTGATCCCAATGGAAATGATATgtatgatgacgaggatagTAGCGTGACGAGGACGGATGAGAAGTTCAAAGAGATCTTCAAGCAGGCCGGGTTGATTGTTGTCACGTCTGAATTGCAGCTCGGGTTCCCAAAAAATTTCAAGCTGCTCCCTGTGAGGTTCTATGCTCTCCGGCCGAAGAGTTGA
- a CDS encoding TFIIIC transcription initiation factor complex subunits Tfc3 (unnamed protein product) gives MAPSLRELIDFLLAEIALCGDQGASPSDILTFINTFYAKAAQDASTRNHVVDRRFQEKVWSWLAKNPEVSIGENGECNALSLSDVERRVNDAPDSEHTAQNQIRVFVSKERTWLAITGHEPDENKLLATEFALLSIIASRKADGIAQTELVKLSGQDKRSVPKRTDQLQQKGYIEKRAVQIKSTRTSLCTLRKFMQAEQSSTETTKDQSSGQPQVIDYKEFSKQLFSILREHEIISRVDLKKILGFADRWRWRILSRALRKFERIGVLKRVKAMSQFSENDKHYFACVKLIREPTEKDLELFHEFSRGISTNLEQDDNAELDEDVEPTDATRESPLLNNGETLNVMKREEETDEAGRILPLWTPDQTIHNLILDVVENAGTEGIMNQQIIRKCFGGFYRRPLENTMSRLVECWQLSQPLHLRHMAIVRDTVLNRTITQYNHFTATNFAKLVEAGESAWEAVEFTPKNPKVDKIRAPPVDAQPELDEYGLPVAVPAKELVKNGDVSLLECIVAVDPSSYNATNTDAAAIRLKDGTYALHCGQTKAPAGSRKLATRSDIVTPSRPKRARLDVSDSEMGDRTPGSPISTIKRRKVPRDESEKFQGMSEIEKLKALGLDETWTEYNALLIERPNSGVYVTPRGRRRPTGKRQGRPRISRIAIFKCPKLSSFPWFTEEAETGDQDGGSQQPSREQTVEETVEETPAPTPVPTPATTGKALDAPEDINATPSRGTKRHPRPSTSKIGPSPATMRTAKQRRITDFTTKSNNVPITESGNPEGNPAGDPRQDKPDVGNDNKTEGKPLKRKRAESPNQNSQEVVTENGLRESNVQATQILETPSKKPREAVRNEGNKDAIGAKDKPPTDQAPVNDLSDSTPMETEACTTAETDGVAMNTTPASQAVLESNNGEELKANPLERAKDANGSSGAPTNTKTLAESSRARENVKEKKGSVGFIRRKIILDIVEKAGGAFPMGTEIWYPFATAWRKTKYKETPDLRTIKATVKHIIDAGKLRQLTFSGKDNKGVMVTKNIITKPDMRPDDPLVLDMQKKMLAAGSRHYIPDNVDYDPEMTKTGARRVTFGKDGRDPNTYAKLPVESALTVQLQYKPGFVVAQEKRKGLSVQRRLLQRIGEGKENHSKVVRLLSLQRPLAQDSATPGITAATRPNQIANQGRRRIKAGRRSSVLHAQDSSTAEGGRRMRRLWIPISSMAPYAMLMNPRQTFNATTGTFSTDAGLAALRAARNDQKKKVRESPRALETIGDKTPELPHSLDDLFSQTRRRTVDYSESADPRSNRFFYDTNVIMRWELQNEGLLDKKSADLWYINQTVQDSFDSVPLEGNIRFDIDEPELPTRPPLEPRVTRQRGRQSDLLAEPGSFGAMTPLGHNRTLASRALAPGTAQNRRLEKLTASMAAGDESDTTLQPTGSRAPARRNRTGYQLPHLLTQRLMIAIVVVRALAGGYEGKVVDWTLFSSSFPGYDPLFIQAKGKYVLSKNRLQLAKMQSDFQERYLEAYANGQVPPINYDDLEGYDWEWIVDWANAQLDVPKSEKLLPDLPATREQFDSVFEIREEPPSTLDDIYQTTQPLTINRKRNLLASAPFALPLIDKHKPPAPRKQDLSRLEVVKSWIRANVVTPEDAYRPAEARQALSYMGSFIDSAIDSLVTERVISMGNRGRITPGRNYDITDHFLQALGRKRLIESTQLRRAARFKTQILDPALQSEGKFEIKYNAEDGDILAMINLVAARRVILRPRDPPRDKYGLTEGGYLTRQIDKDKLRFRVELYPVEENYVYGNPIEKELNDVPAPCPPRATNNGVAWVPEKIPVWCDIHGGFIKLLWDLAVATVAGCVANRPGLSAASIASMIKPTMGAWEIELLLKWMTEIGVMKKEGLDSEKEGGWILQEWWWMILR, from the exons ATGGCCCCTAGTCTACGAGAGCTGATTGATTTTCTCCTGGCAGAGATTGCCCTCTGCGGTGATCAAG GCGCTTCTCCTTCCGATATCTTGACGTTCATCAATACTTTCTATGCCAAGGCTGCACAGGATGCATCCACCCGCAACCATGTCGTCGACCGGCGATTCCAGGAGAAAGTCTGGTCGTGGCTAGCAAAAAACCCTGAAGTTTCTATTGGCGAAAATGGAGAATGCAATGCTCTGAGCCTTAGTGATGTAGAACGCCGTGTTAATGATGCACCCGACTCTGAGCATACTGCCCAAAACCAAATCCGTGTTTTTGTCTCAAAGGAGAGGACATGGCTTGCTATCACAGGCCATGAACCAGACGAAAACAAACTTCTTGCCACAGAATTTGCTCTACTATCTATCATCGCATCACGCAAGGCGGATGGCATTGCTCAGACGGAATTGGTGAAACTGAGCGGCCAAGACAAGCGCTCAGTCCCCAAGCGAACTGACCAACTGCAGCAGAAAGGATACATTGAGAAGAGGGCTGTCcagatcaaatcaacccGAACTAGTCTTTGCACCCTACGTAAATTTATGCAAGCAGAACAATCATCTACAGAAACGACCAAAGATCAATCCTCGGGGCAACCACAAGTGATAGACTATAAGGAGTTCAGCAAGCAGCTTTTTAGTATCCTTCGGGAGCATGAGATCATTTCCCGTGTCGATCTTAAGAAGATTCTCGGCTTTGCCGATAGATGGCGCTGGCGTATCCTCTCTCGTGCTCTGCGGAAATTTGAACGCATAGGTGTCTTAAAGCGGGTCAAGGCCATGTCGCAGTTCTCTGAGAATGATAAACATTATTTTGCCTGCGTGAAGCTTATACGAGAACCGACCGAAAAGGATTTGGAGTTGTTCCATGAATTTAGTCGAGGCATCTCGACTAATCTGGAGCAGGATGATAATGCTGAacttgatgaagatgtagagCCCACTGATGCTACCAGGGAATCTCCTCTGCTGAACAATGGCGAAACGCTCAATGTGATGAAACGAGAGGAGGAAACTGATGAAGCTGGTCggattcttcctctctggaCTCCAGACCAGACAATCCACAACCTGATCCTTGACGTTGTTGAGAATGCTGGAACGGAGGGCATTATGAACCAG CAAATCATCAGGAAATGCTTTGGTGGTTTCTATCGTCGGCCATTGGAGAACACAATGAGTCGCCTGGTAGAATGCTGGCAGCTCTCGCAACCATTGCACCTACGCCACATGGCTATTGTACGAGACACGGTACTAAACCGCACTATAACCCAGTATAACCATTTCACCGCAACAAACTTTGCAAAGCTTGTCGAGGCAGGCGAGTCAGCCTGGGAAGCTGTTGAATTCACCCCGAAAAATCCGAAGGTGGACAAGATTCGTGCACCACCTGTTGACGCACAGCCAGAGCTGGACGAATATGGACTGCCCGTGGCTGTCCCTGCAAAAGAGCTCGTGAAAAACGGCGATGTTTCTCTTCTGGAATGCATAGTGGCAGTGGACCCGTCAAGCTACAATGCCACCAACACTGACGCTGCAGCAATTCGACTTAAAGATGGAACATACG CACTCCACTGTGGGCAGACCAAGGCACCAGCCGGAAGTAGAAAGCTTGCTACGCGTTCTGACATAGTAACTCCGAGCAGGCCGAAAAGAGCACGTCTAGATGTATCGGACTCGGAGATGGGCGATAGGACCCCAGGAAGTCCTATCTCGACTATCAAACGTCGGAAAGTACCAAGGGATGAATCTGAAAAATTCCAAGGAATGTCTGAGATCGAGAAGCTTAAAGCTCTTGGTTTGGATGAGACTTGGACCGAATACAACGCTCTGTTGATCGAACGTCCGAATTCTGGAGTTTATGTCACACCTCGTGGAAGGCGAAGACCTACTGGTAAAAGACAGGGTCGGCCAAGGATCAGTCGGATTGCAATCTTCAAGTGCCCGAAGCTGTCGTCTTTTCCCTGGTTTACCGAAGAGGCTGAAACAGGCGACCAAGATGGTGGATCACAACAGCCCTCTCGGGAACAGACTGTCGAAGAGACTGTCGAAGAAACGCCTGCTCCCACACCTGTCCCTACACCTGCCACGACGGGCAAGGCCTTGGATGCTCCCGAAGATATAAATGCCACACCTTCCCGAGGCACTAAAAGACACCCAAGGCCATCAACATCTAAAATTGGACCTAGCCCAGCAACTATGCGCACTGCAAAACAGCGACGCATTACCGACTTCACCACTAAGTCGAATAATGTTCCTATTACTGAAAGCGGAAATCCCGAAGGTAATCCAGCTGGAGACCCAAGGCAGGATAAGCCTGATGTTGGCAACGATAATAAAACCGAAGGAAAGCCATTGAAACGGAAGAGGGCTGAGTCACCAAACCAAAACAGTCAAGAGGTTGTCACCGAGAACGGTCTAAGAGAGAGCAACGTTCAGGCAACACAGATCTTAGAGACACCGTCCAAGAAGCCTCGCGAAGCAGTCCGAAATGAGGGAAACAAAGACGCTATAGGCGCTAAAGACAAACCCCCAACTGATCAAGCGCCTGTTAACGACTTAAGTGACTCAACACCAATGGAGACAGAGGCATGCACTACCGCCGAGACAGACGGGGTTGCAATGAACACAACACCGGCATCTCAGGCTGTTCTAGAGAGTAATAATGGCGAAGAACTCAAAGCCAACCCCTTGGAGCGCGCCAAGGATGCCAATGGCTCGAGCGGAGCTCCGACAAATACGAAAACACTGGCTGAGAGCAGTAGGGCTAGAGAAAAcgtgaaggaaaagaaagggtcTGTCGGTTTCATTCGGCGAAAGATTATTTTGGACATCGTCGAAAAAGCTGGCGGGGCATTCCCTATGGGAACTGAGATCTGGTACCCGTTCGCGACTGCGTGGAGGAAGACAAAGTACAAAGAAACTCCTGACCTTCGTACGATCAAAGCAACTGTGAAACACATAATTGATGCTGGAAAGCTTCGCCAGTTAACCTTCAGTGGCAAGGATAACAAAGGGGTCATGGTAACAAAGAATATCATAACCAAACCTGACATGCGGCCGGATGACCCCCTGGTGTTGGATATGCAGAAAAAGATGCTGGCTGCAGGCTCCCGCCATTACATTCCAGATAATGTCGACTACGATCCCGAAATGACAAAGACTGGTGCAAGGAGAGTCACTTTTGGAAAAGATGGCAGAGACCCCAACACGTATGCCAAACTTCCTGTCGAGTCAGCGCTCACAGTACAATTGCAGTATAAACCGGGCTTTGTTGTAGcccaggaaaagaggaagggcCTGAGCGTTCAGAGGCGACTGCTGCAAAGGATTggagaagggaaggaaaatcatTCAAAAGTGGTTCGACTTTTGTCACTCCAGCGACCGTTGGCACAAGACTCGGCTACTCCTGGAATAACTGCTGCTACAAGACCTAATCAAATAGCTAATCAAGGTAGAAGGCGGATCAAAGCGGGACGCCGATCTTCCGTACTCCACGCGCAGGACAGCTCGACCGCCGAGGGTGGCCGGAGAATGAGACGTCTTTGGATCCCTATATCGTCTATGGCACCGTACGCAATGCTGATGAACCCAAGACAGACGTTCAATGCAACTACAGGAACCTTCTCGACAGACGCGGGCCTTGCTGCTTTGCGGGCTGCAAGGAAtgaccagaagaagaaagtgcGCGAGTCACCGCGTGCTCTCGAGACCATCGGCGACAAAACACCCGAGCTGCCTCATTCGCTTGACGACTTGTTTAGCCAGACACGGCGACGCACTGTTGACTACTCCGAAAGTGCAGACCCCCGATCGAACCGGTTCTTTTATGATACGAATGTGATTATGCGATGGGAACTTCAAAACGAAGGACTGCTTGATAAGAAGAGCGCAGATCTTTGGTACATCAACCAGACAGTGCAGGATAGTTTTGATAGTGTTCCATTGGAGGGTAACATACGGTTCGACATTGATGAACCGGAGCTCCCAACGCGTCCCCCGCTAGAGCCGAGGGTTACGAGACAAAGGGGGCGCCAATCCGATTTGCTTGCGGAACCCGGCTCCTTCGGCGCAATGACGCCTCTCGGACACAACCGAACCCTGGCATCTCGTGCACTGGCCCCCGGAACAGCGCAGAACCGTcgcttggagaagctcaCTGCATCAATGGCAGCTGGCGACGAGTCAGATACAACATTACAACCTACTGGATCTCGAGCCCCTGCTCGCCGGAATCGCACTGGCTACCAATTGCCGCACTTGCTAACTCAAAGGCTCATGATTGCGATTGTTGTAGTCCGCGCCTTAGCGGGGGGCTATGAAGGTAAGGTTGTCGACTGGACGCTCTTTTCTAGCAGCTTTCCGGGCTATGATCCGCTCTTCATCCAAGCGAAAGGGAAGTATGTGTTAAGCAAGAACCGGCTCCAGCTGGCGAAAATGCAGAGCGACTTCCAAGAGCGTTACCTTGAAGCATATGCCAATGGCCAAGTTCCTCCGATCAATTACGATGACCTTGAGGGGTATGATTGGGAATGGATTGTCGACTGGGCAAACGCCCAGCTCGATGTCCCCAAGTCCGAAAAGCTTCTTCCGGACCTCCCAGCCACAAGAGAGCAATTTGACAGTGTATTTGAGATTCGCGAGGAACCGCCGAGCACTCTGGACGATATTTATCAGACTACTCAGCCATTGACCATCAATCGCAAGCGTAACCTTCTTGCGAGCGCTCCATTCGCCCTCCCCCTGATCGATAAACACAAGCCGCCTGCCCCTCGGAAGCAGGATCTTTCTCGCTTGGAAGTGGTCAAATCATGGATTCGGGCCAACGTCGTTACTCCGGAAGATGCATACAGACCCGCTGAGGCACGACAAGCACTGTCATACATGGGAAGCTTTATAGATAGCGCCATCGATTCGTTGGTAACAGAGAGGGTCATATCAATGGGTAACAGAGGCAGGATCACGCCGGGCCGCAACTACGACATCACGGATCACTTCCTGCAGGCATTGGGACGCAAGCGACTGATAGAAAGCACCCAGCTCCGACGTGCAGCCAGGTTCAAAACGCAAATCCTCGACCCAGCACTACAATCCGAAGGCAAATTTGAGATCAAATATAATGCCGAAGACGGCGACATACTGGCAATGATCAACCTAGTGGCCGCGCGCAGAGTGATCCTCAGACCGCGCGATCCTCCACGCGATAAATACGGGTTGACAGAGGGTGGGTACCTCACCAGACAAATAGACAAGGATAAGCTCCGCTTCAGAGTTGAACTGTACCCCGTTGAAGAAAACTACGTGTACGGGAACCCGATTGAGAAGGAACTCAACGATGTTCCGGCGCCCTGTCCGCCCCGAGCCACGAACAACGGGGTGGCCTGGGTCCCCGAAAAAATTCCTGTATGGTGCGATATACATGGTGGCTTCATCAAGCTACTGTGGGATTTGGCCGTCGCGACAGTAGCGGGCTGTGTCGCCAACAGACCGGGGCTCAGCGCCGCCAGCATTGCCAGCATGATAAAACCTACAATGGGAGCATGGGAAATCGAGCTCCTGCTGAAATGGATGACAGAGATCGGGGTCATGAAAAAGGAGGGTCTCGATAGtgagaaagaaggtggaTGGATACTCCAAGAatggtggtggatgatacTACGCTAG
- a CDS encoding uncharacterized protein (expressed protein) gives MIDPFQKLPEEIIIQILESCWDFTSLDGLLQISLKANEVFDTYYPRITEAVVASCSMTSGFNDHKFRLVVAIQAAAIGPRTLRKCLEDKHWEPMPPVMESIFWSLECSTPIRQAINSAAKVHRLACICYDSFIENVKKAKPARPNVSENEIMTGFAPIHQCD, from the coding sequence ATGATAGACCCTTTTCAAAAACTGCCAGAAGAGATTATCATCCAGATTCTCGAGTCTTGTTGGGACTTCACAAGCTTAGATGGGCTACTGCAGATCTCCTTAAAGGCCAATGAGGTCTTCGACACTTACTATCCCAGGATCACTGAGGCAGTTGTGGCCTCTTGCTCCATGACATCAGGATTCAATGACCATAAATTTCGATTAGTTGTAGCCATACAGGCTGCGGCCATTGGGCCGCGTACATTACGGAAATGTCTGGAAGACAAGCATTGGGAGCCAATGCCACCAGTCATGGAGTCCATATTTTGGTCGCTAGAGTGCTCTACCCCCATTCGACAGGCGATAAATTCAGCTGCCAAGGTCCATCGTCTTGCTTGCATCTGTTACGACTCATTCATTGAGAACGTTAAAAAGGCTAAACCAGCTCGTCCTAATGTGAGCGAGAACGAGATCATGACTGGCTTTGCTCCAATACACCAGTGCGATTAA
- a CDS encoding putative ankyrin repeat and socs box protein, producing the protein MMISKDPDTTHTSGKSQLDNSANSWTNSLPTQKRKFDDDAGSAIIEYVERLSNIAPSPSIVPSLYRRETPSDPKYINELLDAVRRGTVVTVEMILNHVDIDARDPCTGRTALSIAAELGDRDMTKLLLIQGASVNIRQYSLSSYCFGRPAMASGRFPLHWAIAGNHIVVAELLLQYGANPNARNSPGRSALQEACMRSDLKMVRLLLQYGADVNARSYNHGWAPIHEAANDKPIEILQLLLEYEPVLDIPAVFEPHAPGAAPLHLAVRSHSLDALRLLLSSGADPDALMVEDMTALHLAAAMGWVEGITVLLDAGASINARDACTRETPIHKAARNIKMDAIGILGARGADTEIKNIDGQNYQTLLECARRSPDDWRVDPLLGSYCTFY; encoded by the exons ATGATGATAAGCAAAGACCCAGATACAACACATACTTCGGGGAAAAGCCAACTTGATAACAGTGCCAATAGCTGGACAAACTCACTTCCGACACAGAAACGCAAattcgatgatgatgctgggTCCGCAATTATCGAATACGTTGAGCGGCTGTCAAATATTGCGCCTTCACCCTCGATCGTCCCGTCATTGTACAGAAGAGAAACCCCTTCTGATCCGAAATACATTAACGAATTGTTGGACGCAGTACGACGAGGCACTGTTGTCACGGTGGAGATGATTTTGAATCATGTCGACATTGATGCTCGGGATCCTTGTACTGGACGCACCGCCCTTTCAATAGCGGCCGAGCTTGGAGACAGAGATATGACAAAACTCCTGTTGATCCAGGGAGCTTCAGTGAATATCCGTCAGTACAGCCTGAGCAGCTACTGTTTTGGAAGGCCTGCGATGGCCAGTGGTCGATTTCCCCTACATTGGGCTATCGCTGGAAATCATATTGTAGTTGCAGAGCTCCTATTACAATATGGTGCCAATCCAAACGCTAGAAACAGCCCTGGACGGTCCGCTTTACAGGAGGCTTGCATGAGGAGCGACCTGAAGATGGTACGACTACTGCTGCAGTATGGCGCGGACGTGAATGCTCGAAGCTATAATCAT GGTTGGGCGCCCATACATGAAGCAGCTAACGATAAACCAATTGAGATACTTCAATTACTACTTGAGTATGAACCTGTACTCGATATTCCAGCTGTATTCGAACCCCACGCCCCGGGGGCTGCGCCGTTGCACCTTGCGGTCAGATCCCATTCTCTTGATGCTCTGAGGCTCCTCTTGTCCAGCGGTGCTGATCCCGATGCTTTAATGGTTGAAGACATGACAGCTCTGCACTTAGCCGCTGCTATGGGGTGGGTAGAAGGTATTACTGTTCTTCTGGACGCTGGCGCTTCAATCAACGCTCGGGATGCGTGCACCCGTGAGACCCCTATACACAAGGCGGCCCGGAATATCAAAATGGATGCAATTGGCATATTAGGTGCGCGAGGTGCTGACACAGAGATAAAAAACATTGATGGACAGAATTACCAAACACTTCTGGAATGCGCCAGGCGGTCTCCGGATGACTGGCGTGTAGATCCGTTGCTTGGTTCATATTGTACCTTCTATTAG
- a CDS encoding uncharacterized protein (uncharacterized protein conserved in bacteria-domain containing protein), whose product MRRRRDFESRNYQPQHNRNGYDTRATEATHHRDVLRRIAKETLKVIPDITKQLSPSINVYHSTKLSCEDLPRLQPRYCPAFPERASIRVLNEDTLNAAIQISQFMRTGGTNPHLHDPRPLIINFASYKKPGGGWLNGAVAQKEAICHRSSLAVSLDESDYPLALDEAIYTPYIVVLRSDMASGYRLLFPHTPAKDLPLFSTITLAAIYRPRVQTFDVKDNHGGNSRSRPQWRKKQVLALDRHRNTTKDKMRLALRIVAIHRHRLLVLGAHGCGVYGNPPEDVAHCWLEVLKEDEFSGHWWKGAWFAVYDSRNEGNYATFNRVLSGRQV is encoded by the coding sequence ATGCGCAGACGGAGAGACTTTGAATCACGAAACTATCAACCTCAACACAACCGCAATGGTTATGATACCAGAGCTACCGAAGCCACACACCACAGAGATGTCCTCCGGCGGATCGCAAAAGAGACACTCAAGGTTATCCCAGATATAACAAAGCAACTAAGCCCATCCATAAATGTCTACCACTCTACCAAACTTTCCTGTGAAGATCTCCCCCGCCTCCAGCCTAGGTACTGTCCTGCTTTCCCCGAGCGTGCCTCCATCAGGGTCCTGAATGAGGACACTCTAAATGCAGCCATTCAAATATCTCAGTTCATGCGGACTGGAGGCACCAATCCCCATCTTCACGATCCGCGGCCCCTCATCATCAATTTTGCCAGCTATAAAAAgcctggtggtggttggttgAACGGTGCTGTCGCTCAGAAGGAGGCAATCTGCCACCGCAGTTCGCTGGCGGTAAGCCTTGATGAGAGTGACTACCCATTGGCACTGGATGAGGCAATCTACACTCCCTACATAGTCGTCCTGCGCAGTGACATGGCCTCCGGCTACAGACTGTTATTTCCTCATACTCCTGCAAAAGACCTCCCACTTTTCAGCACGATAACCCTCGCGGCTATATACCGGCCTCGGGTGCAAACCTTTGATGTGAAAGATAACCATGGTGGTAACTCTCGGTCCAGGCCACAATGGCGGAAGAAGCAGGTCCTCGCCCTCGACAGGCACCgcaacaccaccaaggaCAAGATGAGACTGGCACTGCGCATTGTAGCGATCCATCGCCATCGCCTACTTGTGCTTGGTGCGCACGGATGTGGTGTCTACGGAAATCCACCCGAGGATGTCGCCCACTGTTGGCTTGAGGTCCTGAAGGAAGACGAGTTCTCGGGCCACTGGTGGAAGGGGGCGTGGTTTGCGGTCTACGATTCGAGGAATGAGGGTAACTATGCCACGTTCAATCGTGTGCTGTCTGGCAGGCAGGTCTGA
- a CDS encoding putative helicase: protein MLQQERSPIRGGILADDCGLGKTLTTLAFIYKASFLPLVGKFYKPTLILAPAGVVSTWATQLTESFRHVMPFYVFHGFRSQISDPVQKSRTLENMTKLRDMLEKLGLPIRVPSPSSHFFIRCVFSWGSTSCSTCIHTFENPKKKTFT, encoded by the coding sequence ATGTTGCAGCAGGAACGGTCTCCTATTCGCGGCGGGATTCTGGCAGATGATTGCGGTTTAGGCAAGACCCTTACTACGCTGGCCTTTATTTACAAGGCGAGCTTTCTGCCCTTGGTCGGAAAGTTCTACAAGCCCACCCTGATTCTTGCCCCCGCCGGTGTGGTGAGTACTTGGGCCACGCAGCTGACGGAGAGCTTTCGCCATGTGATGCCATTTTATGTTTTTCATGGGTTCCGATCCCAGATCAGTGACCCAGTGCAGAAGAGCCGGACCTTGGAAAACATGACTAAATTGAGGGACATGCTCGAGAAGCTGGGACTACCTATTCGTGTACCCAGCCCGTCTTCTCATTTCTTTATTCGATGCGTCTTCTCCTGGGGGTCAACTTCATGTTCCACGTGTATACATACTTTCGAGAacccaaagaagaagaccttTACATAA